TCGCCGACTGCACGATCGCGAACCCACAGAAGACCCCCGTCTTGGCGAGCAGGTAGGCGGTCGTGGACAGCCCGACCGCTTGTTCACGCTGGAAGATGGCGCGTTCACCGACCAGGTCGCGGATCGTCAGCGCGGTACCCATGAACGCCGCGGCGGGCATCAGCAGGGCCAGTATCTGGGCGGATTCGTCGGGTGTGCCCGCGTTCGGGCCGGGCAGATGGAACCCGTTCGCGCCCGGGACCGTCAGTGACAGCGACCCCAGAATGAACGGCAACAGCGCCAGGAAGATGAAGTAGGCGCGGTCGGCGACGACCAGGCGGATTTGCCGCCGGGCGATCGTCGAGATCTGGCGCCGCACGCTGGTGTGCACCGGCTTACCCAGTTCGCCGGGCTCATCGGCCTTGGCCGCCAATGGTTTCTGGGGACGCCGCTGCGCCTCGTCGCGTTCCAGGAAGCGCCGGTTGGCTTCCTCGGGATCGGCGCCGACCTTGGTGAAGATCTTGGCCCAGTTGCTGGTGCCCATGGCCGTACCGATGTGGTCCGGCGGGCCGCAGTAGGCCGTCTTGCCGCCTGGCGCCACCAACAGCAACTGGTCGCACAGATCGAGGTACGACAGCATGTGCGTCACCACGATCACCACGCGCCCGGCGTCGGCCAGTTGGCGCAGCATCATCATGACCTGGTGGTCGAGGGCGGGGTCGAGGCCCGACGTCGGCTCGTCGAGGATCAGTAGCGACGGCCCGGTCAGCAGTTCCAGCGCCACCGAGGCACGTTTGCGCTGTCCGCCGGACAGCTTGTCGACGCGGGTGTCGGCGTGCTTGGTCAGGTCGAGTTCCTCGAGCACCTGGGTGACGACCTTGGCGCGGTCGGATTTGCTGGTGTCGGGCGGCAGCCGCAGTTCGGCCGCGTAGCCCAGCGCCTGGTTCACGGTCAGTTGGCGGTGCACGACGTCGTCTTGCGGCACCATGCCGATCCTGCTGCGCAACGACGCGTACTCGGAGTGAATGTTGTGGCCCTCGAAGGTAACCGAGCCGGAGCTGGGGGTGGTGTATCCGGCGATCAGCCGGGCCAGGGTGCTCTTCCCGGCGCCGGATCCGCCGATGACGGCGGTCAGCGTGCCGGGGCGTGCGGTCAGCGAGATGTTGTCCAGCAGCTGTTTGCCGTTGTCGACGACGTACTTGACGTCGCGCACCTCCAGGCCGCCGGCGCGCGTGGCGGCCTCGCTGAGCTTGGTCAGGGTGCCGTCACGGAAGATTAGATCGACGTTGCCGATGGTGACCACGTCGTCGTCACTCAAGATCGCCGACCCGACCCGGGTGCCGTTCACGAACGTTCCGTTGATGCTGGTGTCCCGGATCTCCATGCCCAGTGACGTGGGAATCAACGTCGCGTGCTGGCGCGAGGCCAGGACGTCGGAGACGACGATGTCGTTCTCGGGGGCGCGCCCGATCGTCTTGGCGCCGGCGGTGCCCGCGGCCGAGGACGAGCGCGGTGAGAGCAACTTCACAAAGCGTGTGGCGAGGTTCGACACGTCGGCGGTCTTGGCGTCGATCACGGTGGACTCGGTAGGCGGCGTCGGGTCCACCTGGGCCGGCGGAGCGCTGTCGGGCGGCGAGCCGGCCAGCGATCCGGTGTTGACGACGGTCAGTTCCTCGGGCGGGGCCGCTCGTGGTGGTAGTGGTGGCGACGGCGGTGGCATTCGCGGCGGCGCCTTGCGCGGCCGAGTGCCGGGATGCCTTGGTGGACCGGGCATTTGGGGCTGTCTGGGCGGCACGCGGGGTGCCGGATTGGAGCCGCTACGCGGCTGGCTTCCGCTCTGCCGCGGCGGTGGCGGGAGCGGCTGCGAGGTGGTGGTCGGTGGGTCCGGAATCGCCGACCAGGCGATCGTGGGTGGTCCGTTCGGTGCCGACCTGGTCTGGGGCGGCCCCGTGATCTGGCCCTGTTGCGGTCCGATGGCGAACGTCAGCCGAGGTCCCTGGGGATTCCCGACGTTAATGCTCTGGCCGTCGTGGATATCGACGACCGGCATCCGGTAGCCGTTGACGTAGGTCCCGTTCAGGGAACCGTTGTCGATGGCGAGCCAGCGGCCCTGGTCGAAGCGCAGGATCAGGTGCTCGCGGGATATCCGCGGGTCGGGGATGCGCAGGTCCGCATGCTGGTCACGTCCGACGATCACCTCGTGACCTGCGGCGAAGGTGCGTTGAGACCCGTCGTGCCGAATTGTCAGGACAGGTGGGGCGGGTCGACTCACTACTCAAGTATCGGTGCGCCGAGTTGCTGCTCCCCATCGGACTCGCCTGTGACTTAGCTTTGTTTCGATTCGGCGGCTTCATAGGCAGTTCATAGCGTGCAGCCGCCTGTCGCCCATCCGCGTCCGGCATGATTCGAACCGGAGGGCTCAGAGGGGGATCTGCCGGACTGCCGAACAGTGAGGTTTTGGCGTGCCCGGGGGAATGTCGAGACATGAAGGGGCAATCACACATGGACGAGCTGAAGCGCCCAACCCGGCGCCTCGGCAGTGGCCGACGGCTGCTGACTAACCCGCGACTGGCCCGTGAGGCGCTGCG
The DNA window shown above is from Mycobacterium sp. Aquia_216 and carries:
- a CDS encoding FHA domain-containing protein, coding for MSRPAPPVLTIRHDGSQRTFAAGHEVIVGRDQHADLRIPDPRISREHLILRFDQGRWLAIDNGSLNGTYVNGYRMPVVDIHDGQSINVGNPQGPRLTFAIGPQQGQITGPPQTRSAPNGPPTIAWSAIPDPPTTTSQPLPPPPRQSGSQPRSGSNPAPRVPPRQPQMPGPPRHPGTRPRKAPPRMPPPSPPLPPRAAPPEELTVVNTGSLAGSPPDSAPPAQVDPTPPTESTVIDAKTADVSNLATRFVKLLSPRSSSAAGTAGAKTIGRAPENDIVVSDVLASRQHATLIPTSLGMEIRDTSINGTFVNGTRVGSAILSDDDVVTIGNVDLIFRDGTLTKLSEAATRAGGLEVRDVKYVVDNGKQLLDNISLTARPGTLTAVIGGSGAGKSTLARLIAGYTTPSSGSVTFEGHNIHSEYASLRSRIGMVPQDDVVHRQLTVNQALGYAAELRLPPDTSKSDRAKVVTQVLEELDLTKHADTRVDKLSGGQRKRASVALELLTGPSLLILDEPTSGLDPALDHQVMMMLRQLADAGRVVIVVTHMLSYLDLCDQLLLVAPGGKTAYCGPPDHIGTAMGTSNWAKIFTKVGADPEEANRRFLERDEAQRRPQKPLAAKADEPGELGKPVHTSVRRQISTIARRQIRLVVADRAYFIFLALLPFILGSLSLTVPGANGFHLPGPNAGTPDESAQILALLMPAAAFMGTALTIRDLVGERAIFQREQAVGLSTTAYLLAKTGVFCGFAIVQSAIITTIVVIGKSAPTRGGVLLGHGTVAATVELFATVAATCVASAILGLAISSLVRSSEQIMPLFVVAVMAQLVLCGGMVPVTGRLGLDQLSFVMPARWGYAAAASTVDVRHLVPDSLLSQDRFWQHTSKTWLTDMGMLAGLSLLYLGFVRWKIRLRR